In Streptomyces sclerotialus, the DNA window ACGAAGCCGCAGGCGGACCAGAAGAACCACAGCGCCCCGCCCAGCTCCAGCGCGCTGTGCCCGTCCTCTTCGGCGAGGCAGAAGTCCAGCGCGGTCCGCAGGTTGGCATGGTCGGCGACCGTCCGGTCGTACCAGGCGACCTGCTCGGGCCCGACCCAGGCGGCATCGGCGGCGTGGGCCAGGGCCAGGTAGTGGTCCCGGTGGCGGCGGCGCACCGCCCGCTCCTCGCCCAGGCCGCGCAGCCAGAACGCGCCGAACTCGCGGAGGGTGTCCAGCATCCGGTACCGCTCCCCGGCCCCGGTGGGCGTCCACTCCAGGATCGAGTCCTGCACCAGGGCGGCCAGGAGGCGGGGAACGTCCTGGGCGGACAGGTGCTCGTCGGCCAGCACCCGGCAAGCGGAGTCGGTGTCGAAGGTCCCGGCGAACACCGACAGCCGCGCCCAGGCCAGGCGCTCGGCCGGGGTGCACTGCTGGTGGCTCCAGCCGATCGCGGTGCGCAGCGCCTGGTGCCAGGGAGGGTACGCGTCATGCACCGCTTGCTCGGTCTCTCCCAGGACGGCGTAGCGGTCATCCAGCCGCCGGTTCAGCTCGGCCGGCGGCATCTCGCGCAGCCGGGCGGCGGCCAGCTCGATCGCCAGCGGCAGTCCCTCCAGCCGGCGGCACAGCGCCACCAGCTCGCTCCGGTTGGCCGGGGTGACCGTGAAGCCGGGCACTGCCGCGGCTGCTCGCTCGGCCAGCAACTGCACCGCGTCGTTGTCCTCCGCCGCCGCGTCGTCCGCCTCCGGGACCGGCAGCGGGTCCAGGGTGATCGTGTCCTCGGCGGGCAGGCCCAGCGGGCGGCGGCTGGTGACCAGGATGCGCAGCCGGGGCGCCACGGTCAGCAGCGTGGCGGCCGCCTCCCGGCAGTCGGCCACCAGGTGTTCGCAGGTGTCCCACACCAGCAGCGCCTCCCGGCAGGCCAGATACTCGGCCACCACCTCCAGCATGGGCCGGGTGGTCTGGTCGGTCAGCGGCAGTGCCTCGGCGATGGCGTACGGCAGCCCCGGGCCCTGGCTCACCGGCGACAGCTCCACCCACCACGCCCCGTCCGCGAAGTGCGGCTGCACCTCGGCGGCGGCGTGCTGTGCCAGCCGGGTCTTGCCCACTCCTCCGACCCCGGTCACCGTCACCAGCCGCGAGCGCCGCAACAGCCGCGCCACCTGCGCCAGCTCCGGCCGCCGCCCGATCAGACGACCCCGCTGCACCGGCAGGTTCCCCACCCGCCGCTCCTCCGCCACCTCGACCGTCCCCTTTCCGGACCCCGGCACGTCATTCGGCCGCAGGGGTCCAGGTGCTACCAGAAACCAGGGTTTCGCCGCGGCACTTCGGCCACTGTGGCCACGGCCCGCCACCGGGGTGTGGGAGAGTGCCTGGTTGCCCGGCCTCCCCTCAGGGCAGGGGAAGCTCCCCCGCCCGTGAGGGAAGGGCAGTGAGGGACGGGTGCGGGGGAACCGGTTCGTGCGAGGGGGTGCCGTGTCCGCGAACCGTGCGCGACCGCTGTCGGCGCTGATGGCCGAGATGCCTCTCCTGCTGTCCGTCCACAACCGCCCCGCGGGCGGCGCC includes these proteins:
- a CDS encoding ATP-binding protein, producing the protein MGNLPVQRGRLIGRRPELAQVARLLRRSRLVTVTGVGGVGKTRLAQHAAAEVQPHFADGAWWVELSPVSQGPGLPYAIAEALPLTDQTTRPMLEVVAEYLACREALLVWDTCEHLVADCREAAATLLTVAPRLRILVTSRRPLGLPAEDTITLDPLPVPEADDAAAEDNDAVQLLAERAAAAVPGFTVTPANRSELVALCRRLEGLPLAIELAAARLREMPPAELNRRLDDRYAVLGETEQAVHDAYPPWHQALRTAIGWSHQQCTPAERLAWARLSVFAGTFDTDSACRVLADEHLSAQDVPRLLAALVQDSILEWTPTGAGERYRMLDTLREFGAFWLRGLGEERAVRRRHRDHYLALAHAADAAWVGPEQVAWYDRTVADHANLRTALDFCLAEEDGHSALELGGALWFFWSACGFVREGRHYLDQALDLGPAPGPARAKTLWACGLAAIAQGDAEASLRLAGLFRETVAGESDGTAQVAAAYLEGASLTISGHQTQAAEALDAVPHAPPRRGRYDMAWFVARATRAFVHVHLGQFADALAVAEDVCTQCVRREETWARAWGDYTRALAALGLGRTEEAAAHARAALDGKRPFHDSLGIAMTIDLLASTAVASGCAERAARLLGIAERIWHTIGTPQMGSPELVAARSACEAQARRLIGDDAYRTAFRSGYATAPAAGIAYALSVPDPPHPATVPGRPG